A stretch of Lysinibacillus agricola DNA encodes these proteins:
- a CDS encoding phage tail spike protein, with protein MKLGEIDYNLKPDNARIFLCRPDKKTIARISEAYDINYSTKVPVLNELSFKIPTVLIEDGIPVDNKNIDKIKNRYLFKLKFGNVTEYFLINESNKSYSEDEYIEFTSLSLGVQLSDKNIRQFEVVSKTLSQVTNEILSSVNTKWKLGYVDSYFEEIYRSYEVASNNVLEIIYDLANVWNALIVWDSVEYKINFYKPDNIGKDKGFYIRDGKYLESFNLATNTIDTITRLKVYGQDGLSIHRLNPTGQSYLEDYRYYLHPFKREDEVVISHSIHLSDSLCIALEDYKVLVESLSEKFTNLTTMVTTQKSIVQTEEQKLSALNTQRIIIEDELDLSNANFQSSSHNHRDIIQRLEEKRAEISTQEAFIRELRYQLANYEDELNDLRDHLARENNFTVEQLEELSDFEIEKEYTNDSIVDDEDLIEEGYEVFRKYLEPKIKLDMNLIDFLSIVECQNDWDKLGLGDIIRVRYDRLQVNVKAKITEITHDFENESISVVIENEFDEGNNWLEQLNKAGNTSTIVQMDKWKWNLSEENNGAINDIINNEWDALKNAVMAGYNQKIEISERGIIVRDLEDPLSWLVIQNGFLAITNDDGQSWKHAISKHGVFGERIFGKIISGVNLIIEDESGIWLTQGSRTTIYNRYGDEVMHLGLVSENKKDENGNLIPQENECFGLVSQNHITRVALTTCEGFSVSKKDGDDWKKVLWANTDGTLYSRNMVAENIKIVNNLDEVILDAENDYFNIGLFDKIVADGKLTTLEKLELIKELYKIHSDYKLLLQQAQKYIRSDRDNVTDVDSEFDTKTQTFPTVYSTTDKYSTSALKNAYLELMTYISNYIKVINNGYLESESLNIDMSDPLTESTSSIDDRGFFVQKFKDYYDEATRLRQAIEDSLFYSGIQMGSYNNNLIMNDFGFIAVRSDGKYRAYLNATNGLALQKWENGKWTSKLFATLGDSKWEDGTLYAEGLVTKNLRIVDGDLGDSIILDWKDGITIFGDPDGDGVKESVTRLNGNVGISIHVNNDKKFWVGIDGRLYAKDITTHNLKIVDGKLGEKIIFDHEKGITINGNNGEQIRLNANEGIAIDVKKEPRFWINKDGNLYARKLFIMNGELDESILESLDKDDSFISDLTVTRLRTYDKDDPYNYVHIKQKFLRFMTRFDLKNPSSEQAKYEMYFEGSGVEAYPVAIWGTGSGANTDYNKAKQYKTPNGFFTEYVDEYGEKHSVNLTTDREKSIELNSPRTISLKGGSGSITMNNSKLELSFGSNVISMTTNGIKINGNRIDIN; from the coding sequence TTGAAACTAGGCGAAATAGATTACAATTTAAAACCAGATAATGCTAGGATTTTCCTTTGTAGACCTGACAAGAAAACAATAGCTAGAATTAGTGAAGCTTATGATATCAATTACAGCACTAAAGTACCAGTTTTAAATGAATTATCATTTAAGATACCTACTGTACTAATTGAAGATGGAATTCCTGTTGATAACAAAAATATTGATAAAATAAAAAACAGATATCTTTTTAAGTTGAAATTCGGCAATGTCACAGAATATTTTCTAATTAATGAATCTAATAAATCATATAGCGAAGATGAGTATATTGAGTTCACTTCTCTATCCCTTGGTGTTCAGTTAAGCGATAAGAATATAAGACAATTTGAAGTTGTCAGTAAAACTTTATCTCAAGTAACAAATGAAATTCTGTCGTCAGTAAACACAAAATGGAAATTAGGATATGTAGACAGTTACTTCGAAGAAATTTACCGAAGTTATGAAGTTGCCTCAAATAATGTTTTAGAAATTATTTATGATCTAGCTAATGTTTGGAATGCATTAATTGTATGGGATTCAGTTGAGTATAAAATAAACTTTTATAAACCTGATAACATCGGTAAGGATAAAGGTTTTTACATAAGAGATGGCAAATATTTAGAGTCATTTAATTTAGCTACAAATACAATTGATACTATTACACGTTTAAAAGTTTATGGTCAAGATGGTTTATCAATACATAGATTAAATCCAACTGGACAATCGTATCTAGAAGATTATAGATATTACCTCCACCCCTTCAAACGTGAAGATGAAGTTGTTATTAGTCATTCGATACATTTAAGTGACAGTTTATGCATTGCTTTAGAAGATTATAAAGTATTAGTGGAATCTTTATCTGAGAAGTTTACCAACTTAACTACAATGGTCACTACGCAAAAATCTATAGTTCAAACAGAAGAACAAAAACTAAGCGCCTTGAATACTCAAAGAATAATTATCGAGGACGAATTAGATTTATCCAATGCTAACTTTCAATCATCCTCCCATAACCATCGGGATATTATCCAAAGATTAGAAGAAAAAAGAGCAGAAATATCAACTCAAGAAGCATTCATTAGAGAATTAAGATACCAACTTGCTAATTATGAAGATGAATTAAACGATTTGAGGGATCATTTAGCTAGGGAGAATAATTTTACTGTTGAACAATTAGAAGAGTTATCAGATTTTGAAATTGAAAAGGAATATACAAATGACTCTATTGTAGATGATGAAGACTTGATTGAAGAAGGATATGAAGTATTTAGAAAATATCTAGAACCAAAAATAAAATTAGATATGAATTTAATTGATTTTCTATCTATAGTTGAATGTCAAAATGATTGGGATAAATTAGGCTTAGGAGATATCATAAGAGTTAGATATGATAGATTGCAAGTAAATGTTAAAGCAAAGATTACTGAGATTACTCATGATTTTGAAAATGAAAGTATCTCAGTCGTTATTGAAAATGAATTTGATGAAGGTAACAATTGGTTAGAACAATTAAATAAAGCAGGTAATACCTCCACAATAGTCCAGATGGATAAGTGGAAATGGAATTTATCTGAAGAGAATAACGGTGCTATCAATGACATCATCAATAATGAATGGGATGCTTTAAAAAATGCTGTAATGGCAGGTTACAATCAGAAGATCGAAATAAGTGAACGTGGGATTATTGTGAGAGACTTGGAAGATCCTTTAAGTTGGCTTGTTATTCAAAACGGATTTTTAGCCATAACTAATGATGATGGACAGTCTTGGAAGCACGCAATTTCAAAACACGGCGTATTTGGCGAGCGCATTTTCGGAAAAATAATTTCTGGAGTCAACTTAATTATCGAAGATGAATCAGGGATATGGCTAACACAAGGATCAAGGACTACAATTTATAATCGTTATGGTGATGAAGTGATGCATTTAGGATTAGTTTCAGAGAACAAAAAAGACGAAAACGGAAACTTAATTCCACAAGAAAACGAATGTTTTGGACTCGTATCTCAGAATCATATCACCAGAGTTGCACTGACAACATGTGAAGGTTTTTCAGTTAGCAAAAAAGATGGCGATGACTGGAAAAAGGTATTGTGGGCTAATACAGATGGTACGTTATATTCTCGAAACATGGTGGCTGAGAATATTAAAATTGTAAATAATTTAGATGAAGTCATCTTAGACGCAGAGAATGATTACTTTAATATTGGCTTATTTGATAAAATTGTTGCTGATGGTAAATTGACGACACTTGAAAAATTAGAGTTGATTAAAGAGCTGTATAAAATCCATTCCGATTACAAATTACTTCTTCAGCAAGCACAGAAATACATAAGAAGCGATAGAGACAATGTTACTGATGTAGATTCAGAATTTGATACAAAAACACAAACCTTCCCTACCGTTTACTCTACCACTGACAAATATTCAACAAGTGCTTTAAAAAATGCTTACTTAGAGTTAATGACTTATATTTCAAACTATATAAAAGTCATAAATAACGGTTATTTAGAATCAGAAAGCTTAAATATAGATATGTCTGACCCACTTACTGAATCCACGAGTTCAATTGACGATCGTGGTTTTTTTGTGCAGAAATTTAAAGATTACTATGATGAAGCTACTCGTCTACGTCAAGCAATTGAAGACTCCCTATTCTACTCTGGTATTCAAATGGGATCGTACAACAATAATCTTATTATGAATGATTTTGGTTTTATTGCTGTTCGAAGTGATGGTAAATATCGAGCGTACCTTAATGCAACGAATGGTTTAGCTCTTCAAAAATGGGAAAATGGGAAATGGACTAGTAAACTATTTGCAACTTTAGGTGACTCTAAATGGGAAGATGGCACACTTTATGCGGAAGGATTGGTAACAAAAAATCTTCGTATTGTTGATGGTGATTTGGGTGACTCAATTATACTTGACTGGAAAGATGGTATTACTATTTTTGGTGATCCTGATGGAGATGGAGTCAAAGAATCAGTAACTAGATTAAACGGTAATGTCGGAATATCTATCCATGTGAATAATGATAAAAAGTTTTGGGTTGGTATTGATGGTAGATTATATGCTAAAGACATTACTACTCATAATTTAAAAATTGTTGATGGTAAACTAGGTGAAAAGATTATCTTTGACCATGAGAAAGGCATTACTATCAATGGAAATAACGGTGAACAAATTCGCCTAAATGCTAACGAAGGCATAGCTATTGACGTAAAAAAAGAGCCTAGATTTTGGATAAATAAAGATGGAAACTTGTATGCACGAAAACTGTTTATTATGAACGGTGAGTTGGATGAATCTATTTTAGAGTCTTTGGATAAGGACGATAGCTTTATTTCTGATTTAACTGTTACGAGATTAAGAACATACGATAAGGATGATCCTTACAACTATGTTCATATAAAACAAAAATTCTTAAGATTTATGACAAGATTTGATTTAAAAAATCCTTCATCAGAACAAGCGAAATACGAAATGTACTTTGAAGGTTCTGGTGTGGAAGCCTACCCTGTTGCTATTTGGGGTACAGGTTCGGGAGCTAACACTGATTATAATAAAGCTAAACAATATAAAACTCCAAATGGATTCTTTACTGAGTATGTAGACGAATATGGTGAAAAACATTCCGTTAACTTAACAACTGATAGAGAAAAATCTATAGAACTTAATTCACCTAGAACTATTTCCCTCAAAGGCGGTAGTGGAAGTATTACAATGAATAACTCTAAATTAGAACTATCCTTTGGCAGCAATGTAATATCTATGACTACTAATGGTATAAAAATAAATGGTAATCGTATCGACATTAACTAA
- a CDS encoding discoidin domain-containing protein: MPIVNLWYETNMTSDTSPAPLVASASSSNSARPSYLSFRDSTVNTWQSATFNGAGSSSWIKLNFGEPKNVNKIRMWKNTGLALAYHPSYIYIEGSNDDLTFNVLHHTGSLNWTDVIELTFENDDAYQFIRVRITNTPNSTLTTIGRILFGYNGFEPIDKTLILNDGEYKKWDSKYKHDSLEMPENDLVLSTTSAVTRVNHIKFDSNFILQKIGYKTEGSNSLTLKIYEKDSQKLVFSMPVSITKGWNYISISDVELLKNKDYLIGFYGTNIYGYKTPTTIPISMVSSNHYINGTVFGRYDASGDSFPTTLNNTTALMMSFEGTAVSESGSNWMSVSTTTPTLQQFLEQGVDSLSPLFDRKITVLEPMAMSNKNEILLSEEGKVFSKTIDLKKYFDIRSIRTEVK; this comes from the coding sequence TTGCCTATAGTAAATTTATGGTATGAAACTAATATGACTTCTGATACTTCACCTGCACCATTAGTTGCTAGTGCTAGTTCTTCAAATAGTGCAAGACCATCCTACCTATCATTTAGAGACTCTACAGTAAACACTTGGCAATCTGCTACCTTCAATGGAGCAGGAAGTAGCTCTTGGATAAAATTAAACTTTGGAGAACCTAAAAATGTTAACAAGATAAGAATGTGGAAAAACACAGGTTTAGCTTTAGCTTATCATCCATCTTATATATATATTGAAGGTTCAAATGATGATTTAACATTTAATGTTTTACACCATACAGGCTCATTAAATTGGACTGATGTTATCGAACTTACTTTTGAGAACGATGATGCTTATCAATTTATTAGAGTGCGTATTACTAACACACCTAACAGCACTCTAACTACAATTGGAAGAATATTATTTGGATATAATGGATTTGAACCTATTGATAAAACACTTATTTTAAATGATGGTGAGTATAAGAAATGGGATTCTAAGTATAAGCACGATTCTTTAGAAATGCCAGAAAATGATTTAGTTCTATCTACAACTTCAGCAGTCACAAGAGTAAATCATATAAAATTTGATAGTAACTTTATATTGCAAAAAATAGGATACAAAACAGAAGGTTCTAATAGTTTAACTCTTAAGATATATGAAAAAGACTCCCAAAAACTAGTATTTTCAATGCCTGTAAGTATCACAAAGGGTTGGAATTATATAAGTATTTCAGATGTAGAATTGCTAAAAAATAAAGACTATTTAATTGGGTTTTATGGCACAAACATCTATGGATATAAAACTCCTACAACCATTCCGATATCAATGGTTTCATCAAACCATTATATTAATGGGACAGTGTTTGGTAGGTACGATGCTTCAGGAGATTCATTTCCAACTACACTAAATAATACAACAGCCTTAATGATGAGTTTTGAAGGAACAGCAGTATCTGAGAGTGGCAGCAATTGGATGTCAGTGAGCACTACCACTCCTACTCTACAACAATTCCTAGAGCAAGGAGTGGATTCGTTATCTCCTCTATTTGACCGTAAAATTACAGTTTTAGAACCTATGGCGATGTCTAATAAAAATGAAATTTTATTGAGTGAGGAAGGAAAGGTATTTAGTAAGACAATTGACTTGAAAAAATATTTTGATATTAGAAGTATAAGAACTGAGGTGAAGTGA
- a CDS encoding SPRY domain-containing protein has translation MTTVPITWDTINKGTTVTLSNDNLTAIIPNRTKTVRATVGKITGKWYWEVYLDALNTNGGMVGIVNSKVDLNADVLATRDNVRYIYSADGNKYPENTAYSSSYKAGDTIGVALDLDNDTLGFYKNGVFLGISHTNIKLLGEVYPAVSSGGSSVGNTNTVNFGATSFKYTIPKGYMAYNKQSKILLRSNSKTYSLESINVQYETKMTSNTAPSPLVATASSIYSTTFPAWKAFDGITNVSSGANNNWASSDNQFPCWIQIKYGEKKQVNAFYVYHINGGNETARLKNFTLQGSDNGNDWADIKTYNDVQWLDYYQLFYMGKIVDYLYYRLYIKSNYGFSRVSIAEIAFGYIEHIVNDIPVISRNNFISYGQNEIKELHSIYTNQKYILQEESSKNSEGLWTTQLDRKPLSISFN, from the coding sequence ATGACAACAGTCCCTATAACATGGGATACCATAAACAAGGGCACTACTGTAACACTATCAAATGACAATTTAACTGCTATTATACCAAATAGAACAAAGACAGTAAGAGCTACTGTAGGAAAAATTACTGGCAAATGGTATTGGGAAGTGTATCTTGATGCATTAAACACAAATGGTGGTATGGTAGGTATTGTCAATTCAAAAGTAGATTTAAATGCAGACGTCCTAGCCACGAGAGATAATGTTAGATATATTTATTCAGCTGATGGCAATAAATATCCTGAGAATACAGCCTACAGCTCTTCTTATAAAGCAGGAGATACTATAGGTGTAGCATTAGATTTAGATAATGACACATTAGGATTTTATAAAAATGGAGTGTTTCTAGGCATTTCACACACCAATATTAAACTCTTGGGCGAGGTTTATCCTGCTGTGAGTAGTGGTGGTAGTTCAGTAGGAAATACGAATACAGTCAACTTTGGTGCAACATCATTTAAATATACAATTCCAAAAGGATATATGGCTTACAATAAGCAAAGTAAAATACTGCTTCGATCTAATAGTAAAACATACTCGTTAGAGTCAATTAATGTTCAGTACGAAACTAAAATGACTTCTAATACTGCTCCCTCTCCATTAGTTGCTACAGCTAGCAGTATTTACTCTACCACATTTCCTGCGTGGAAAGCTTTTGATGGCATTACTAATGTATCATCTGGAGCCAATAACAATTGGGCTTCATCAGATAATCAGTTCCCCTGTTGGATTCAAATTAAATATGGTGAAAAAAAGCAAGTAAATGCATTTTATGTGTATCATATCAATGGAGGAAATGAGACTGCTAGATTAAAAAATTTTACATTGCAAGGCTCTGACAATGGAAATGATTGGGCAGATATAAAAACCTATAATGACGTTCAATGGTTAGATTATTATCAATTATTTTATATGGGCAAGATTGTAGACTATCTATATTATAGACTTTATATAAAAAGCAATTATGGATTCTCCAGGGTTTCTATAGCAGAGATTGCTTTCGGCTATATTGAACATATCGTCAATGATATTCCAGTTATATCACGAAACAATTTTATTAGTTATGGTCAAAATGAAATAAAAGAGCTGCATAGTATATATACTAATCAAAAATACATTCTACAAGAGGAATCATCTAAAAACTCAGAAGGATTATGGACGACTCAATTAGATAGAAAACCACTCAGCATTAGTTTTAATTAG
- a CDS encoding discoidin domain-containing protein: MATIGQALASPESGWKRYDIPLVSDDIFKINGDYGKLFESYYYNGTAIFLSSTSSNLLFYFKGTSLRVTGSAYSTQSIDSTVNIDGDIHVIGINVPNSQFVGQALLLDVQGLEDEFHKVEIKKGVTFSDIVLDAVDINESGEFRFPYKKLALKNPTTSELYSLSDNTLIHLPNSSDKNMILHGIEQDKEIQLDVPFTKHDCVNESPVVNVSGKVFTQNIGKINTLSIKEVEESDNKPIYTWYSTNMTANNIPAPFIASASSEYNTTYQAWRAFDGITNVNAWLTVANTTIGWLKLDLGQKKPINIFKMTCRDGSTDAITKAMPKDFELYGSNDDSTYSLLGVFNNQVKWSFLEERVFTVNNSNEYRYLRLNILSNGGFTEYSNIGELIYGFKREV, translated from the coding sequence ATGGCAACAATTGGTCAAGCTTTAGCCTCTCCTGAAAGTGGATGGAAAAGATATGATATTCCACTGGTTAGTGATGATATTTTTAAAATAAATGGAGACTATGGAAAGCTATTTGAGTCTTATTATTACAATGGTACAGCTATCTTTTTAAGCTCTACAAGTAGCAACTTACTCTTCTACTTTAAGGGAACAAGTTTAAGGGTAACTGGAAGTGCATATTCTACACAATCAATAGATTCGACCGTGAATATAGATGGTGATATACATGTTATTGGTATCAATGTACCAAACTCGCAATTTGTTGGTCAAGCGCTTTTATTAGACGTTCAAGGACTAGAAGATGAATTTCACAAAGTAGAAATAAAAAAAGGTGTCACTTTTAGCGATATAGTGTTGGATGCTGTTGATATTAATGAGAGTGGAGAATTTAGATTCCCTTATAAGAAACTAGCTTTGAAAAATCCAACAACAAGTGAATTGTACTCTTTATCAGATAACACTCTTATTCACCTTCCTAACAGCTCAGATAAAAACATGATTTTACATGGTATTGAACAAGATAAAGAGATTCAATTAGATGTGCCTTTTACTAAACATGATTGTGTTAATGAATCACCAGTTGTCAATGTGAGTGGAAAAGTGTTTACGCAGAATATTGGTAAAATTAATACTTTGAGTATTAAGGAGGTAGAAGAGAGCGATAACAAACCTATCTATACATGGTATAGCACTAATATGACAGCCAATAATATCCCTGCCCCATTTATAGCTAGTGCAAGCAGTGAATACAATACAACATATCAAGCTTGGAGAGCTTTTGATGGTATTACTAATGTCAACGCATGGCTAACAGTAGCCAATACTACGATAGGGTGGTTAAAATTAGATTTAGGACAAAAAAAGCCTATAAACATTTTTAAAATGACTTGTCGAGATGGTTCTACAGATGCAATCACAAAGGCTATGCCAAAAGACTTTGAGTTGTACGGCTCTAATGATGATTCAACATACAGTCTTTTAGGAGTATTTAACAATCAAGTTAAATGGTCATTCCTAGAAGAGAGAGTTTTTACTGTAAATAATAGCAATGAATATAGATATCTGAGATTAAATATTTTAAGCAATGGTGGGTTTACAGAATATTCAAATATAGGTGAGTTAATATATGGATTTAAAAGAGAGGTGTAA
- a CDS encoding LamG-like jellyroll fold domain-containing protein, whose protein sequence is MATTEQLMAQYGVAWFGFDEPSGNTYDKLGNGYVGEMINIQRPEGWNGSGHSALFNGTSSVMTQTTGKNALMPSTEVAIRLKFKCDVVRATDMYLLSTLSSYTTQKGMSIGIINNGKIHVGWTNAGNKFCFFYNSPDNFNDGKWHDMFLSWDGKINSLVHIFIDDMTKPIVVLRSQFANDGHTYPNFNLGRSAGATTRWYAGQIDDLQIYNKALSPSDFTQKRLAIKTADNKNITLPSTMNRIKEIPNIEENTLLTQGRIIKEIDSATDRLPVDLTKATTEYELVSNTQAALNSNKVFTIPLSTDFKTINIEDNY, encoded by the coding sequence ATGGCAACAACAGAACAATTAATGGCACAATATGGTGTTGCATGGTTTGGTTTTGATGAGCCTAGTGGAAACACATATGACAAACTAGGTAATGGTTATGTTGGAGAAATGATTAATATCCAAAGACCAGAGGGATGGAATGGTTCAGGTCATTCCGCATTATTTAATGGTACTTCTAGCGTGATGACTCAAACTACAGGCAAAAACGCACTCATGCCTTCTACTGAAGTGGCTATTAGACTTAAGTTTAAATGTGATGTAGTTAGAGCAACAGATATGTACTTGTTATCAACCTTAAGTTCCTATACCACACAAAAAGGAATGTCTATTGGCATAATAAATAATGGAAAAATTCATGTTGGATGGACTAATGCTGGTAATAAGTTCTGCTTCTTTTATAACTCTCCTGATAATTTTAATGATGGAAAATGGCATGATATGTTTCTATCATGGGATGGTAAGATTAATTCATTAGTGCATATTTTTATAGACGATATGACAAAACCAATTGTAGTATTAAGGTCTCAATTTGCTAATGATGGTCACACCTATCCCAATTTTAACTTAGGTAGGTCTGCTGGAGCTACAACTAGATGGTATGCTGGACAAATTGACGATTTACAAATTTACAATAAAGCACTTTCTCCTTCCGATTTTACACAAAAGCGTTTAGCAATAAAAACAGCAGACAATAAAAATATTACTCTACCATCTACTATGAATCGTATAAAAGAAATTCCAAATATAGAAGAAAATACACTGTTAACTCAAGGCAGAATAATAAAAGAAATAGACTCGGCAACAGATAGACTGCCAGTTGATTTAACCAAAGCTACAACTGAATATGAGTTAGTTAGCAACACTCAAGCAGCATTAAATTCAAATAAAGTATTTACTATTCCTTTATCGACAGATTTTAAAACAATTAACATAGAGGATAATTATTAA
- a CDS encoding LamG domain-containing protein: protein MANSKDNLKAYGKHFIGFDEPSGNAMDSIGGYTGTLYNAPTRVTGWNGQGSAMNFNGTNQYVEFNNPILNFTDSFAIRFKFMVRNTGTNTIMTTQNDGTRGKGVRIEVYDSKVLFVAGDGTNYITGQNTIIQPYSIVVNEWYDFLVEKDKNSNLVKLYLNDLTSPVSTIELNGLIYHSTNLRVSRNGSGTNFFNGYIDNIEIYDRVISPIPDKYLVQHNSQYKYHDGASWKTTTPTEDNFIKYGMSQLSQITEPQWKELSGNKSLMMWTDFKNKQFANAVLNKESFTAQELLGDTPQMIYYTDSDTSQIVVETGVEPYSVYDYIGDLPTIVAYTESTEDIVVSTSTEPFDIHDEFGDEVEVLYYTDDEAVTNADLILDANWSPVDELESDFEVVTWTDESPDTAQRTLEVTAIPKPQFIKLVNPKRLYGYLDDVFVNDISQSYRDEARYFITGEDNSKWYVWDKSKQTYTAADTSTEEAILKNGMNYHELNSITDKQWRTWGKQYLNIGVFLKDNPRDTIVSVVESVSYQDYLPRNTTIIKDTSLYIINTTAKIDIEFNGNILKGVLSDPDLTRVQYRVLLNGGHFYPTDGSFTKLGESPQNIELIIGSKDVKIDDWNTLKVEFQDFFGTTDYWQTSFIGTYSGLMFKDVYGQYFSSEIGEVLNYLDFGVIIAGQTTIEHEVILKNQYGYDVKDIHLSANTSNFPTGMAMEFSENLTPFIPYPELKLNRTLQNNEEMSFFIRLKTELGATPDANGSFDIIVRADKA from the coding sequence ATGGCTAACAGTAAGGACAATTTAAAAGCTTATGGAAAACATTTTATAGGTTTTGACGAGCCCAGTGGTAATGCAATGGATTCCATAGGTGGATATACAGGTACTTTGTATAACGCTCCTACTCGTGTGACAGGATGGAATGGTCAAGGAAGTGCTATGAATTTTAATGGTACTAATCAGTATGTAGAATTTAATAATCCTATTCTGAATTTTACTGACAGTTTTGCTATTAGATTTAAATTTATGGTAAGAAATACTGGAACTAATACTATAATGACCACTCAAAATGATGGTACGAGAGGGAAAGGTGTTAGAATAGAAGTTTATGACTCCAAAGTATTGTTTGTAGCTGGTGATGGCACTAACTATATAACAGGTCAAAACACTATCATTCAACCATATTCTATTGTAGTGAATGAGTGGTATGATTTTTTAGTGGAAAAAGATAAAAATAGCAATCTTGTAAAATTATATCTAAATGATTTGACAAGCCCTGTGTCAACTATTGAATTGAACGGTTTGATATATCACTCTACTAATTTGAGAGTCAGTAGAAATGGTAGTGGAACAAACTTTTTTAATGGATATATAGACAATATAGAAATTTATGATAGAGTAATCTCCCCTATTCCTGATAAATACCTAGTACAACACAACTCACAATATAAATATCATGATGGTGCTTCATGGAAAACTACTACACCAACAGAAGACAATTTTATTAAATATGGTATGTCTCAATTATCACAGATAACAGAACCACAGTGGAAAGAGCTATCTGGTAATAAGTCCTTAATGATGTGGACAGATTTTAAAAATAAGCAGTTTGCTAATGCTGTATTAAATAAAGAATCATTCACAGCTCAAGAGTTATTAGGCGATACACCACAAATGATTTATTACACAGACTCAGATACTTCACAAATAGTAGTAGAAACAGGCGTTGAACCTTATTCAGTGTATGACTACATCGGTGATTTACCTACTATAGTGGCTTATACAGAGTCTACAGAGGATATTGTAGTATCAACTAGCACTGAACCGTTTGATATCCATGATGAGTTTGGCGATGAAGTAGAAGTTCTTTACTATACAGATGATGAGGCTGTAACAAATGCTGATTTAATCTTGGATGCAAATTGGTCTCCTGTTGATGAGTTAGAAAGTGACTTTGAAGTGGTAACATGGACTGACGAATCCCCTGATACTGCTCAGAGAACACTTGAAGTGACGGCTATACCTAAGCCTCAATTCATTAAATTAGTGAATCCCAAACGCCTATACGGTTATTTAGACGATGTTTTTGTTAATGATATTTCTCAATCATACCGAGATGAGGCTAGATACTTTATTACAGGAGAAGATAATTCTAAATGGTATGTGTGGGATAAATCAAAGCAAACATACACGGCAGCAGACACCTCAACAGAAGAAGCAATTCTTAAAAATGGTATGAATTATCATGAGTTAAATAGCATCACTGATAAACAATGGAGAACTTGGGGAAAACAGTATTTAAATATAGGCGTTTTCCTTAAAGACAATCCTCGTGACACAATTGTTTCAGTTGTTGAAAGTGTATCTTACCAAGATTACCTTCCTCGAAATACGACAATTATTAAGGACACGAGCCTTTACATCATAAATACTACTGCAAAAATTGATATTGAATTTAATGGTAACATTCTCAAAGGCGTTCTAAGTGATCCTGACTTAACACGTGTTCAATATCGTGTACTGCTAAATGGTGGACACTTCTACCCTACTGATGGAAGTTTCACTAAACTAGGCGAATCACCTCAAAACATTGAATTAATTATTGGTAGTAAAGATGTTAAGATTGACGATTGGAATACCTTAAAAGTAGAGTTTCAAGATTTTTTTGGCACTACTGATTATTGGCAAACTAGCTTTATCGGTACATATTCAGGTCTTATGTTTAAAGATGTGTACGGTCAATATTTCTCTAGTGAGATTGGAGAAGTATTAAATTATCTTGATTTCGGTGTCATTATTGCAGGTCAAACCACTATCGAACATGAAGTAATACTGAAAAACCAATATGGTTATGATGTTAAGGATATTCATTTATCCGCAAATACATCTAATTTCCCTACAGGAATGGCAATGGAATTTAGTGAGAATTTAACTCCATTTATCCCCTACCCTGAGTTAAAGCTGAATAGGACACTTCAAAATAACGAAGAAATGTCATTCTTCATTAGACTAAAAACAGAATTAGGCGCAACGCCTGACGCTAACGGTTCATTTGACATTATCGTGAGAGCAGATAAAGCCTAA